A single Camarhynchus parvulus chromosome 5, STF_HiC, whole genome shotgun sequence DNA region contains:
- the INAFM2 gene encoding putative transmembrane protein INAFM2, translating to MKEKEAGAERGKPATYTGDKKARMAAKTNKKWVRLATVLAYVLSVSLAAIVLAVYYSLIWQPVRGSGGSSSPGPGAAATPAQLRAAPAGPTAGPPPAPPRTGPGPAATAPPAASPSPAAGSGPGAGSP from the coding sequence atgaaggagaaggaggcgggcgcggagcggggcaAGCCCGCCACTTACACCGGGGACAAGAAGGCGCGCATGGCGGCCAAGACCAACAAGAAGTGGGTGCGCCTGGCCACCGTGCTGGCCTACGTGCTCTCCGTCTCCCTGGCCGCCATCGTGCTCGCCGTCTACTACAGCCTCATCTGGCAGCCGGTGcgcggcagcggcggctcctccagccccggccccggcgccgccgccacCCCCGCGCAGCtccgcgccgcgcccgccggACCTACGGCGGGGCctccgcccgcgccgccgcgcaccggccccggccccgccgccaccgccccgcCGGCCGCGTCCCCCTCGCCCGCGGCCGGGAGCGGGCCGGGCGCCGGCAGCCCCTGA